A part of Arachis hypogaea cultivar Tifrunner chromosome 12, arahy.Tifrunner.gnm2.J5K5, whole genome shotgun sequence genomic DNA contains:
- the LOC112727102 gene encoding succinate--CoA ligase [ADP-forming] subunit beta, mitochondrial: MVRGLLNKLVSRSLSVAGRWQHNQLRRLNIHEYQGAELMSKYGVNVPRGVAVSSVEEARKVIKDVFPNESEIVVKSQVLAGGRGLGTFKNGLKGGVHIVKADQVADIAGKMLGQILVTKQTGAQGKPVNKVYLCQKLALVNEMYFSIILDRKSAGPLVIACSKGGTSIEDLAEKFPDMIIKVPIDVFKGITDEDAAKVVDGLAPKGADKNKSIEQVKNLYNLFRKTDCTLLEINPLAETADNQLVAADAKMNFDDNAAYRQKEIFALRDTTQEDPREVAAAKADLNYIGLDGEIGCMVNGAGLAMATMDIIKLHGGTPANFLDVGGNASEGQVVEAFKILTADDKVKAILVNIFGGIMKCDVIASGIVNAAKQVQLKVPVVVRLEGTNVDQGKRILKESGMKLITAEDLDDAAQKAVKAYK; this comes from the exons ATGGTTCGGGGACTATTGAACAAGCTCGTCTCTCGCTCCCTCTCCGTCGCCGGAAGATGGCAGCACAACCAGCTCCGCCGTCTTAACATCCACGAGTACCAG GGAGCGGAGTTGATGAGCAAGTACGGAGTGAATGTTCCGAGAGGCGTAGCTGTTTCCTCTGTTGAAGAGGCAAGGAAGGTTATCAAGGATGTCTTTCCTAATGAAAGCGAG ATCGTGGTTAAGAGTCAAGTTTTGGCTGGTGGACGAGGCTTGGGAACTTTTAAAAATGGTCTTAAGGGTGGTGTACACATTGTTAAGGCTGACCAGGTTGCAGATATTGCTG GGAAGATGCTTGGGCAGATACTTGTTACCAAACAAACTGGTGCTCAGGGAAAACCAGTTAACAAG GTTTATTTGTGTCAAAAACTGGCACTTGTGAATGAGATGTACTTTTCTATAATCCTGGATCGTAAGTCTGCTGGTCCT CTTGTCATTGCATGTAGTAAGGGAGGAACCAGCATTGAAGACCTTGCAGAGAAATTCCCAGACATGATTATAAAG GTACCGATTGATGTTTTTAAAGGAATTACTGATGAAGATGCTGCAAAGGTGGTTGATGGCTTGGCTCCCAAAGGAGCTGATAAAAATAAATCTATTGAACAAGTGAAGAATTTGTATAATCTTTTCCGCAAAACTGACTGCACTCTTTTAGAA ATCAATCCTCTAGCTGAAACTGCTGATAACCAGTTGGTTGCTGCTGATGCTAAGATGAATTTTGATGATAATGCTGCATATCGTCAGAAAGAGATATTTGCTCTCCGTGATACGACGCAAGAGGATCCTCGAGAG GTGGCTGCTGCAAAGGCAGATTTAAATTATATTGGGTTAGATGGAGAAATTGGTTGCATGGTGAATGGTGCAGGGTTAGCAATGGCCACAATGGatataattaaattgcatgggGGTACTCCTGCCAATTTTCTGGATGTAGGTGGCAATGCCTCTGAAGGCCAG GTGGTTGAGGCATTTAAGATATTGACTGCTGATGACAAAGTAAAGGCTATTTTGGTTAACATTTTTGGTGGCATCATGAAGTGCGATGTTATTGCAAGTGGAATAGTAAATGCTGCCAAACAG GTTCAACTAAAAGTACCAGTTGTGGTTCGTCTTGAAGGCACCAATGTTGATCAAGGAAAAAGAATTTTGAAG GAAAGTGGCATGAAACTAATAACAGCCGAAGATTTGGATGATGCTGCACAGAAAGCAGTGAAAGCTTACAAATGA
- the LOC112729179 gene encoding CRIB domain-containing protein RIC6-like has product MSMSSSNKVKGLLKGLRYISQMFETDATKEKEIQIGYPTDVKHVAHIGYDGPSVNSPSWMNEFKHSSPRSASSPLVPSDLQNREQDNSTNFEDKVTKKKESKESPTKEKSSDRPRQSRRSSKSKESPSNGLILAQQADVESPRSGPQDIPKKGRTRKSKDASGSTRPRTKDQSSESSNLNFDSTPKSRSKQRHIEENEQI; this is encoded by the exons ATGAGCATGTCTTCAAGCAACAAGGTCAAAGGACTTCTTAAAGGCCTTAGATACATTTCTCAAATGTTTG AAACGGATGCTACTAAAGAGAAAGAAATACAAATTGGATATCCCACAGATGTAAAGCATGTGGCCCATATAGGATATGATGGTCCCTCTGTGAATTCTCCTAGCTGG atGAATGAGTTCAAACATTCTTCTCCAAGGTCGGCGTCATCACCTCTTGTTCCCAGCGATCTTCAAAATAGAGAACAGGATAATTCAACCAACTTCGAAG ATAAAGTGACAAAGAAAAAGGAATCAAAAGAATCTCCTACAAAGGAGAAATCATCAGACAGGCCTAGACAATCAAGGAGGTCTTCTAAGTCCAAGGAATCTCCTTCTAATGGGCTTATTCTGGCCCAACAAGCAGATGTAGAGTCACCAAGAAGTGGCCCACAAGACATTCCCAAGAAAGGTAGAACAAGGAAGTCAAAAGATGCTAGTGGGTCCACTAGGCCCAGGACCAAGGACCAATCTTCAGAATCAAGTAACTTGAATTTTGACTCAACACCCAAGTCTAGGAGCAAGCAGAGGCACATTGAAGAAAATGagcaaatatga